The following are encoded together in the Rhinopithecus roxellana isolate Shanxi Qingling chromosome 5, ASM756505v1, whole genome shotgun sequence genome:
- the AP5M1 gene encoding AP-5 complex subunit mu-1 isoform X2, which yields MQYDKQGVADTWQVVGTVTCKCDLEGIMPNVTISLNLPTNGSPLQDILVHPCVTSLDSAILTSSSIDAMDDSAFSGPYKFPFTPPLESFNLCYYTSQVPVPPILGFYQMKEEEVQLRITINLKLHESVKNNFEFCEAHIPFYNRGPITHLEYKTSFGQLEVFREKSLLIWIIGQKFPKSMEISLSGTVTFGAKSHEKQPFDPICIGETAYLKLHFRILDYTLTGCYADQHSVQVFASGKPKISAYRKLISSDYYIWNSKAPAPVTYGSLLL from the exons ATGCAGTATGATAAACAGGGTGTAGCGGATACATGGCAAGTTGTTGGAACAGTGACTTGCAAG TGTGATTTGGAAGGAATCATGCCAAATGTTACCATCAGCTTGAATCTCCCTACCAATGGATCTCCACTTCAAGATATTCTAGTTCATCCTTGTGTAACTTCTCTTGACTCTGCAATTCTGACTTCTAGTAGTATTGATGCAATGGATGACTCTGCATTTAGTGGGCCTTACAAATTTCCATTCACTCCACCTTTAGAGTCATTCAACTTATGCTACTACACTTCCCAG gtCCCTGTCCCACCAATTTTGGGATTTTATCAAATGAAGGAGGAAGAAGTACAACTAAGAATAACCATTAATTTAAAACTTCACGAaagtgtaaaaaataattttgaattctgTGAAGCTCATATACCTTTTTACAATAG aggtCCAATTACACATTTGGAATACAAAACTAGTTTTGGCCAGCTCGAAGTATTTCGAGAGAAAAGCTTATTAATCTGGATTATTG GCCAGAAGTTCCCAAAATCAATGGAAATTAGTCTTTCTGGAACTGTAACTTTTGGAGCCAAGAGCCATGAGAAGCAGCCATTTGACCCAATTTGTATTGGAGAAACAGCATATTTAAAG cTTCATTTTAGGATCTTAGATTACACGCTTACTGGGTGTTACGCAGATCAGCATTCAGTTCAAGTTTTTGCATcaggaaaaccaaaaataagtgCAT accGGAAACTAATTTCTTCTGATTATTACATCTGGAATTCTAAAGCCCCTGCTCCAGTAACATATGGATCATTATTACTGTAA
- the AP5M1 gene encoding AP-5 complex subunit mu-1 isoform X1: MAQRAVWLISHEPGTPLCGTVRFSRRYPTVEKRARVFNGASYVPIPEDGPFLKALLFELRLLDDDKDFVESRDSCSRINKTSIYGLLIGGEELWPVVAFLKNDIIYACVPLVEQTLSPRPPLISVSGVSQGFEFLFGIQDFLYSGQKNDSELNTKLSQLPDLLLQACPFGTLLDANLQNSLDNTNFASVTQPQKQPAWKTGTYKGKPQVSISITEKVKSMQYDKQGVADTWQVVGTVTCKCDLEGIMPNVTISLNLPTNGSPLQDILVHPCVTSLDSAILTSSSIDAMDDSAFSGPYKFPFTPPLESFNLCYYTSQVPVPPILGFYQMKEEEVQLRITINLKLHESVKNNFEFCEAHIPFYNRGPITHLEYKTSFGQLEVFREKSLLIWIIGQKFPKSMEISLSGTVTFGAKSHEKQPFDPICIGETAYLKLHFRILDYTLTGCYADQHSVQVFASGKPKISAYRKLISSDYYIWNSKAPAPVTYGSLLL; this comes from the exons ATGGCGCAGCGGGCAGTGTGGCTCATAAGTCACGAACCGGGAACTCCACTTTGTGGCACCGTGAGATTCTCCAG GCGGTATCCAACTGTTGAAAAACGAGCCAGAGTCTTCAATGGAGCAAGTTATGTGCCTATTCCCGAAGATGGTCCCTTTCTTAAAGCACTGCTCTTTGAACTTAGATTATTGGATGATGATAAAGACTTTGTTGAGAGTCGTGATAGCTGTTCACGCATCAATAAAACATCCATTTATGGGCTCTTGATAGGAGGTGAAGAACTCTGGCCAGTTGTTGCTTTTCTGAAGAATGACATTATATATGCTTGTGTTCCACTAGTTGAACAAACTCTGTCCCCTCGTCCGCCATTAATTAGTGTTAGTGGAGTTTCACAAGgctttgaatttctttttgggATACAGGATTTTCTTTATTCGGGTCAAAAAAATGACTCTGAGCTAAATACAAAATTGAGCCAGTTGCCTGACTTGCTTCTGCAGGCTTGTCCATTTGGCACTTTATTAGATGCCAACTTACAGAATTCATTAGATAATACCAATTTTGCATCTGTGACTCAGCCACAAAAACAGCCAGCTTGGAAAACTGGAACATACAAAGGAAAACCACAAGTTTCTATTTCTATCACTGAAAAGGTAAAATCCATGCAGTATGATAAACAGGGTGTAGCGGATACATGGCAAGTTGTTGGAACAGTGACTTGCAAG TGTGATTTGGAAGGAATCATGCCAAATGTTACCATCAGCTTGAATCTCCCTACCAATGGATCTCCACTTCAAGATATTCTAGTTCATCCTTGTGTAACTTCTCTTGACTCTGCAATTCTGACTTCTAGTAGTATTGATGCAATGGATGACTCTGCATTTAGTGGGCCTTACAAATTTCCATTCACTCCACCTTTAGAGTCATTCAACTTATGCTACTACACTTCCCAG gtCCCTGTCCCACCAATTTTGGGATTTTATCAAATGAAGGAGGAAGAAGTACAACTAAGAATAACCATTAATTTAAAACTTCACGAaagtgtaaaaaataattttgaattctgTGAAGCTCATATACCTTTTTACAATAG aggtCCAATTACACATTTGGAATACAAAACTAGTTTTGGCCAGCTCGAAGTATTTCGAGAGAAAAGCTTATTAATCTGGATTATTG GCCAGAAGTTCCCAAAATCAATGGAAATTAGTCTTTCTGGAACTGTAACTTTTGGAGCCAAGAGCCATGAGAAGCAGCCATTTGACCCAATTTGTATTGGAGAAACAGCATATTTAAAG cTTCATTTTAGGATCTTAGATTACACGCTTACTGGGTGTTACGCAGATCAGCATTCAGTTCAAGTTTTTGCATcaggaaaaccaaaaataagtgCAT accGGAAACTAATTTCTTCTGATTATTACATCTGGAATTCTAAAGCCCCTGCTCCAGTAACATATGGATCATTATTACTGTAA